The nucleotide sequence CTCTCCTCCAAATCCGCCAGCATGGACCAGACCTTCAGGGATTTATACACTCGATTCTGCACCGGTTCTGACGAATCAAAGTACTCGGCTTTTCTCGCCGGGATCGCCGTGGCTTTCTGTGAAGAGACGACAACAACCGTTGAGGGAATATAAGGTAGCAATTGAGGCACGTCAGCATTTACGCAGCAGATCAAAGGTTTCTGAACACATTTCTACACATTACTATTGGACACTAAGTAAAAGGGACTGCTATATTAAATCACTAAATCTTTGTATTTAAAATAAGTGCCGTATTAAAGTTAAAATGAATGTAAGACTGTAGATCATTTTAAGTCTAAATCTGAAGCttatttttaactagtctgaaattttttttggcttttgaTTCGTTTGGATTAAGTTTATACTGGTGTCATTGTTTTTGGATACTCTATTCCTTACTCTAAAGCACTCTGGGTCAATTTCCGTTGTGTAACAATCCAAATATATAGTATGTCGTGTGCTTCAAACACGTAAATAGAGTTCAGTCGATGTTTGGCCGAATAAATCGTCAAGAGCTGCAAAAACACCTCTCAGTTTACACATCCCCAAAAATTTCGAGATGTacagcaggtttatattaatctgTTCGCTGTGATTCATAACCTGAACAGGGACGTGTATGACTGACTCTCCCATTTAAAACGTgtacttaaatatttatttattatttataataggAGTCTTCAGGGTCAGTGAGTTGCATCAGTCAGAGGTTAAGCTGTAACGTCATATGTTCAAGTGATCCAAAGAGAGGCTTAATTAAGTGTGATGAGTCGAGGTGGATTATGTATTTGCTAATCTGCTTTCtttcccatatatatatatatatatatatatatatatatataggcttgATAAGGGTTTGAAATCTAGCAGGAcatgttcttcttcttaatgaatgaataaggatgaatgaatgtggAAACgtgttgttgctatggtgacagTGACATTACACATGGTGACATCACATGCACGTAAAAGTGGTCGATGATAAAAATAAGCGTATCGAGAAATTCacgtagatgtgtgtagatctCAGCGTGCAGCATGGCCTGGATGTTACCGAGACGTATGTGTTCAGCGTCTCACCCTGAGTATACGTAACGCCTGGTCATAGTTCTCGTGCCGTAACTCCATCTCCCCGTATTCACACCACACGGCCGCCAGGTCGTCCACCTGCTTATAGTTCACTTTGGTGGCCTTCTCGAAGATGGTCCTGGCCTGAAAGGAGATttaagatcatcatcatcatcatcatcatcatcatcatcatcaaagcAGTGCTGAAAGACTGAGCACAGAAGACAGGCGAGAGGTTGTATTTGTTTCATACATCGTCCAGCTGTTCGTTCTCCTCGTAGAAGCGGGCGAAGGAGACCCAGAGTGAGTGAGGCTTCCCTGTGGCTTTCACAGCGTCCACGGTCTGCACAGCTTCAGTGTAGGTGTTTATTatctaaacaaaacaacatgaaTTAGTGTTCACAAAACGGATCCTATTTAAAAAGGGAAGGACCAGTttcatgtgaaaaataaacGTCAGTCACAACAATCATCGGTCTAAAGGAGAATTTCTGAAGCACATTATCAGACTTCAGACCTTGCTTATGTTTCAGGTGAAGCGTAAGTTAGATTCTGAATGCTGATGTGACAGGATATGGGAAAGGAGGTTCAGGAAGTAGATAAAAATCAATGAacattcctttatttattagtttctTTCAGGAAATAAGACGCACCCTACCTCCTgacttgtgtgtgcatgtacggCAAATCCATGGGGTTAAAGTTTACCTAGTGCAGactaattattcattttttgctCCTGTCCCATTTAAGTGAAATGATCTGGGGTCTGACTGAAAGCTGGTTTTAATTACATTCACttgatttttcattcatttgcttTTTCAGTATAATTTTTCGACAAAATCTTCAATATGCAGCTGAAAACTGAAACCTTATGGGACGGGATCTGCCATTTTAGATCATGACAGTAATACCCTGGAGCAGTTTGGTATTTTCTGGCCTCTAACTTTGAAAGtgacaaataaacagataataatAGCTGtaattttaactttatttgcctaataatgtttcaataatgtaataatacaaGATAACAGAAAAATCTGGGTTGGTAGAAACAGACTTTCTTGATATTTTATCTTCTGCAATACTAAAGAAGTCAGAGTAAATCTGGAGCTAAAGAGAAATCTGGAGCTGAAGAGATCGTGTGGATTCACTTTCAGGTGACTTTAAGATGTCCGCTCACCTGTGGAGGATTTCCCTCGTAGAGTTTGACCCTCTTGTGCCACTCGTGGACGTTGTGTGGGTTCTGCCTCAGCAGCACGCTGTTCAGTAAAAGCGGCCTGCGTGTGATCAGCTGCTCGAACCGAGCCAGGCGCAACTCCAGATCGATGTCGTCTACAGCAGAGAGAAAGCGCCACATCTGTCACAACATCTGCGCGATTCATCACGACATCGTCACTCGTTTTCTATTCATCTCTTACCATCTTCCCCTTGACCCAGCTCAGATGTGGTCTCCATCTTGGCAGCGATCATGCTCTCTTCAAACTGGGCGTAGCTGTCGAACACCTGAGTGAAGTCTCGCACGGTGACGACGGTCTGAATCGCCTCTTCGTACACGTCACGCGCCTTCACGTGGGAAACACGCGACAAGGTAAACGCAAAGACTTTAGAGCTTGATGAACATGTAGCAGAGTGGAGCAGAGAGTACAGTACCTTCTCGAAGTGTCCGCTGCGGATGTAGTAATCAGCCATCGAGCACCAGAGCTTTCCCAGCTGGTCTGTGAAGCGCGTGAGTCCACCGCGGATGATGGCGCCCACGTTCAGAGAGGTCACCTTGTCTGGGTTCTGGGAGATGAGGTCACACAGCTCGTGCCAGAGCTACAACAAGGGGGCAAAAAGACACGCCAGAGCTTAGTGTGAATGTCATTAAGAACATCATTAGGATTTATTTAGATCAAACTTCATGTCATCAAACTGGGAAAGAGGTGGAAGAGaagtttttgctgttttttttttttattatttaacagtAAACCCAATGCATGTTTGGCttcaacataataataataataataataataataataataataataataataataattaaaaataataaattaataaataaataaataaataaataaaaaataataattaaaaataataaataattaaaaaataataataaatattattaataataataataataataatagtagtagttcATCAACAACTGggaaaattgtatttatttatttaaaaaaaacacacacacacacacacacacacacaaacaggaagtagctCCTGCTACAGAAGTTCAAACTGATGATACATTTCATCATCAAACCTAAAAAAGTGATGTAAATTATCACTTATCATTAATTTCTGTAACTTATTGGCTAACGAGTTTGTACATGAAAGTATACCTGTGGTCCTCAAGGttctaatatactgtatgtcctttattttatttactgtatgtgAAGTATACCTCAGTGTGCGCTTCTTCATGATCCTCTGATATACAGAGTTTTAAACCCTAAAGCCTAAAACTGACCGTCTTGTTTAGATCAAACGAGGCTGAAACCCTAAAGACACCCCAAAGTGTTTTCTataagctgtgtgtttgtgtacacacacataggaactaaaacacacactgacctggtAGTTTGACTTTCCCTCTTTTGAGACAAAACCTTCGTCATTGACCACAGCCGCCAGTCGCACCGCTGCCTCATCCAGCCGTCCTACAGAGTGCAGGTAATCAATGTACTCCTCTGCATTCTCTGGAGAAAGctgagcagaacacacacacacacgcacagcagAAAATGGTGACTTGCGGTTTATAAGTAAATTTAAGCCTTGTTTAAAAGCGAagaatacaccaatcaggcataacattatgaccactgacaggtgacgtgaataagactgatgatctcctcacctgttagtgggtgggatatattaggcagcaagtcaacattttgtcctcaaagttgatgtattagaaaaatggacaagtgtaaggatttgaacgagtttgacaaggtccaaattgtgatggtggatagactggatcagagcatctccaaaactgcagctcttgtgaggtgttcccggtctgcagtggtcagtatctatcaaaagtgtccttttaagtcctgtaagttggctcatgaaggccccacctcacaacttacagggcttaaaggatacttttgataaatactgaccactgcagaccgggaacaccccacaagagctgcagttttggagatgctctgatccagtcgtctagccatcacaactgagtccatgcctcgatgggtcagggctgttttggcaacaaaaggggaaccaacacaatattgggcaagtggtcataatgttatgcctgatcagtgtatctgtgtatgaATTTAACCCATTTGTTAGTTACAGGTGAAGattttcagcacacacactcatgcacacacgctcacacacacgcacacagcagAAAATGACTTGTGGTATATAAGTGAAGTGAAAAGTAAAGAATATCTTTGTATGAATTTAACCCTTTTTTTGTTACAGGAAGATTTTCagcacattctctctctctctctctctctctctctctcacacacacacacacacaccttgagaTATCGTCGATAAACCCGGATGGCCGTCTCAGGCAGGGGTAACTTCCGAGCGAATTTGAGGTAGAGGGGCCAGATGCGGGGGTGCTGTGTGATGGGCAGAGCTCTGAGCGCTCGATCAAACGTGCGACGGCTTCTGGTGATTTTACACTGAGACACGATGAACTGACAATAATCCAGCCAAATCCTCGGCATCTGTCCAGAAACCGGGGAGGAAAGAGTTAAACCATGTGACAGCCGTGTTAATGCCACTGAAGTGGGGAACACTTTCATCAAAAATTAAACAGGTTACATCGGAGTAAACAAAATAGTTTATACGGTCTCTGTTTGGTCAGAACTTTGCTCTGGTTAGATGTCCAGACGTCTGGATGGTTACCTTGTGCATGAAGACCAGCGCTCTCTCGTGGCAGTTGTTGACCTCCTCATACGCTGGATCTGTGATGCATTTTCCTTTAATCtgcttcctcctctctctcaggTAGTTATACCACAGTTTATAActgtcacagacacacaaacattaatAGGAGAATCTTTTTGGAATAAGATCTGCAAAATCTGCACCAGATTATATGTGAATCGTACTGTAATGACTGCTCTAATTTCCCTGGACAATAAAAGAATCCTGAATGTTtgttatataaatgaataaacactacCTCTATGATGCTGAACTTATGGAAGAGcctataaacaaaaaataacacttTTATAAAGCTAGCACTGACCTTCCCGGGAGCTCTTTCAGCGCTCGTTCGTAAATCATATTCAGCACTGACTTGGGGGCGTTCTGCTTGTGCTCGATGTAGCGCATCCAGCACTTCACCGAGTACGGGTTCCTGATGATTTCTTCCTCGTACGGCAAATCATCTTCCTCCTGAAGAAGAGGTCAGAGATAAGGGTTAGTTTACAGCGTCAGACTGAGACGTGTGTCCGAGGACACGCCTCACTGCCTATACTCCTCGTCTTCTTCGGATTGTTCTAGCTTCCTACAGAAATTCTACTTGGAAACCTTCACGAAACCCTTGTGTTATCAGCCTGAAAGCAGAACCTTTAAAAAACTGAAACCTTTTTTTCTAAGCGGTGATAAGCTTCTGAGCATCCATGAGGACAGGGTCACAAATACAGAGGCACTAGGAGCTGCTACTACACAGGGCACAAAGGAAAACTgtgactttttaaaaatttatgtTTTCAGGAAACAAATTCAATGTAATCAGACTGCAAAAGGTTTTAATAAGCAATTAGTGATTACTGAGGACCAACATACattacattgccaaaagttttggaacacccctccaaatcattgaattcaggtgttgtttctcaggggttggcctcggccccttagttccagtgaaaggaactcttaatgcttcagcttcataccaagacattttggacaagttcattctcccgactttgtgggaaccttatttggggatgaccccttcctgttccaacatgactgtgcaccagtgcacaaagcaaggtccataaagacatggatgagtgagtttggtgtggaggaacttcacagagtcctgacctccacgccatagaacacctttgggatgaattagagctgagactgtgagccaggacaaaactgggacgtctgcctttacatgcacatgaatgtaatatggagttcttctgccctttgcagctataacagcttcaactcttctgggaaggcttgatcatttctctagaagcgtatttgtgaggtcaggcactgatgttggacgagaaggcctggctcacagtctccgctttaattcatcccaaaggtgttctgtagggttgaggtcaggactctgtgcaggacagtcaagttcctccatgtctttatggactagtgtgcagtcatgttggaacaggaagggctCATCTGTTCCTCAGGCTTTTTTGTGTTAATTCATGATTAAGATCTTCAAACACGAAGTCCTGTTTTGCTCTAAATATCGTCAGACAGATCGTGTGTAATCACATCACAGATTTTAATGAACTGATGACAAAAAGGGAGGGGAAAAAGTCAATTGTCAAAAAGTACAAGGAAAATAAGTGAAGTATCTCCGAATGGAGTGTGTACTCAGAGTCGATCTGTcttaataaacatgtaataaatcAGCAATAACAGCAATAAACCCCAAGTTCGctgtaattattttatcataGCTTGCTAACTAGAAAAGCGGCTAATTCATAAACTtaaaagttagctagctagctagcctcAAACAAGcttttac is from Hemibagrus wyckioides isolate EC202008001 linkage group LG24, SWU_Hwy_1.0, whole genome shotgun sequence and encodes:
- the xab2 gene encoding pre-mRNA-splicing factor SYF1, whose translation is MPVFNGKQDVVFEEDDLPYEEEIIRNPYSVKCWMRYIEHKQNAPKSVLNMIYERALKELPGSYKLWYNYLRERRKQIKGKCITDPAYEEVNNCHERALVFMHKMPRIWLDYCQFIVSQCKITRSRRTFDRALRALPITQHPRIWPLYLKFARKLPLPETAIRVYRRYLKLSPENAEEYIDYLHSVGRLDEAAVRLAAVVNDEGFVSKEGKSNYQLWHELCDLISQNPDKVTSLNVGAIIRGGLTRFTDQLGKLWCSMADYYIRSGHFEKARDVYEEAIQTVVTVRDFTQVFDSYAQFEESMIAAKMETTSELGQGEDDDIDLELRLARFEQLITRRPLLLNSVLLRQNPHNVHEWHKRVKLYEGNPPQIINTYTEAVQTVDAVKATGKPHSLWVSFARFYEENEQLDDARTIFEKATKVNYKQVDDLAAVWCEYGEMELRHENYDQALRILRKATAIPARKAEYFDSSEPVQNRVYKSLKVWSMLADLEESLGTFQSTKSVYDRIIDLRIATPQIIINYAMFLEEHNYFEESFKAYERGIALFRWPNVYDIWNTYLTKFIDRYGGKKLERARDLFEQALDGCPPKFAKTIYLLYAKLEEEYGLARHAMAVYERSTQAVETEERHLMFNIYIKRAAEIYGVTHTRAIYQKAIEVLPDEHSRDMCLRFADMESKLGEIDRARAIYSYCSQMCDPRMTANFWQTWKEFEIRHGNEDTIREMLRIKRSVQATYNTQVNFMSSQMLKATTSSTVSDLAPGQSGIDDMKMLEQKAQLLAAEAEQDKPKPKDKILFVRSDTSRSELAELAKQANPDEIDIDDDDEEEGDGDGEPDEVQLEQKSVPTAVFGGLKDD